The following coding sequences lie in one Arachis hypogaea cultivar Tifrunner chromosome 4, arahy.Tifrunner.gnm2.J5K5, whole genome shotgun sequence genomic window:
- the LOC140184089 gene encoding uncharacterized protein: MAVRNHDPVTIADSAITFLPEDCQHGTSAEDAPFVISARIGTGLVRRILVDTGANSNILFRGAFDKLGLHNDNLQTHRHGVTGLGDNFLKPDGSVTLPITIGTSNQRKTIFSEFVVLKDSTAYNVILGRKTINDLSAVIFTKYLLMKFRADDGTIGTIHGDREVAAECDNNSLALRKKSRDAAGIFLADLDARLDGQPRPEPEGDMEKLQIGPTKDEYTFINRNLPHDLKEELSQLLKQNRDLFAFTPADMPGISPDLMSHHLAVDPLAKPVAQRRRKMSPDRAAEVQKQISTKHA; this comes from the exons ATGGCCGTCAGGAACCACGACCCAGTCACCATAGCCGACAGCGCGATAACTTTCTTGCCGGAAGACTGCCAACACGGCACCTCGGCCGAAGACGCCCCCTTCGTCATATCGGCACGAATCGGAACAGGGCTAGTAAGAAGAATACTAGTAGACACCGGCGCTAACTCCAACATCCTCTTCCgaggagccttcgacaaactcgggctCCACAACGACAACCTCCAAACGCACCGCCACGGCGTTACGGGCCTCGGAGACAACTTCCTCAAACCAGACGGCTCGGTTACCCTTCCCATCACCATAGGAACAAGCAATCAGAGAAAGACGATCTTCTCCGAATTCGTCGTCCTAAAAGACTCCACGGCCTATAACGTCATTCTCGGGAGAAAAACAATCAACGACCTCTCGGCAGTCATCTTCACCAAATACCTTCTCATGAAATTCAGAGCCGACGACGGCACGATCGGAACCATTCACGGAGACCGAGAAGTTGCAGCCGAATGCGACAACAATAGCTTAGCCCTAAGGAAAAAATCCCGGGACGCGGCCGGAATATTCCTTGCCGACCTAGACGCACGACTTGACGGCCAACCTAGACCGGAACCAGAAGGGGACATGGAAAAACTACAAATTGGGCCAACCAAAGATGAATACACGTTCATCAATAGAAACCTCCCACACGACCTCAAAGAAGAACTCTCGCAACTTTTGAAACAAAACAGAGACCTATTCGCATTCACACCAGCCGATATGCCGGGAATAAGTCCCGACCTAATGTCTCACCACCTGGCAGTAGACCCCCTAGCCAAACCCGTGGCGCAAAGAAGACGGAAAATGTCACCAGACCGAGCCGCCGAGGTCCAAAAACAA atctcaacaaagcatgcctga